The Benincasa hispida cultivar B227 chromosome 9, ASM972705v1, whole genome shotgun sequence genome has a segment encoding these proteins:
- the LOC120086932 gene encoding SH3 domain-containing protein 1, with translation MEAIRKQASKFREQVAKQQQALMIKLGHFGTEPVLADETEIQCHQQLHNLYNSTRAAKHFQKNIVRGIEGFISVSSKQMAIVRRLADDCSKYGANNQSSCPALASAVLNFSTSHNSIEDEREALLGILGDQVCEPLRAQITGAPLEDARHLTHRYDKLRQEVEIQAAEVLRRQAKSRDSSISAESAMRLQNAEARLTELKSTMMALGREATTAMQSVESQQQQVTYERLRTMVDAERSYHQHALTNLDRLNDELILLAQSDGSLSTAIATDTDTEPAIRNGEEHDQPSEYKETTSKKSDARGPLDENKDYILAKVIHPFDAQAEGELSLSIDDYVILRQVWPNGWSEGECKGKAGWFPSAYVEKQENVSTKDISQVQSTSRSLSRSKSP, from the exons atgGAGGCTATTCGGAAGCAAGCCAGTAAATTCAGGGAACAGGTTGCGAAGCAGCAACAG GCCTTGATGATAAAATTAGGGCATTTCGGTACGGAACCAGTCTTGGCTGATGAAACTGAGATTCAGTGCCATCAGCAGCTTCATAATCTTTACAATTCCACCAGGGCAGCTAAG CATTTTCAGAAGAATATTGTTCGAGGCATTGAAGGTTTTATTTCTGTGAGTTCAAAGCAAATGGCGATCG TGAGGAGGTTAGCTGATGATTGTAGCAAATATGGAGCCAATAATCAGAGTAGCTGTCCGGCCCTTGCATCGGCTGTTCTTAATTTCAGTACGTCGCATAATTCAATTGAAGATGAGAGGGAAGCTTTACTTGGAATCCTGGGTGATCAG GTATGTGAACCTCTACGGGCACAAATAACAGGGGCACCTTTGGAGGATGCCCGTCATTTAACTCACCGTTACGATAAACTGCGTCAAGAAGTGGAAATCCAG GCAGCTGAAGTTTTGCGACGCCAAGCTAAGTCAAGAGACTCTTCTATTTCGGCAGAGAGTGCCATGAGGCTTCAAAATGCAGAAGCAAGATTAACTGAACTTAAATCTACAATGATGGCACTAGGTAGAGAAGCAACCACTGCTATGCAATCGGTTGAGTCGCAACAGCAACAAGTAACTTATGAAAGACTTCGTACCATG GTGGACGCTGAGAGATCTTACCACCAACATGCCCTTACTAATTTAGATAGGCTGAATGATGAG TTGATTCTGCTGGCGCAATCAGATGGGTCTTTGTCAACTGCCATTGCGACCGACACAGATACAGAACCCGCAATTAGAAATGGAGAAGAACATGATCAACCATCTGAATACAAAGAAACGACATCGAAGAAGTCTGATGCTCGTGGCCCTCTTGATGAAAATAAGGACTACATTCTTGCAAAA GTTATTCACCCATTTGATGCTCAAGCAGAAGGCGAGTTAAGTTTATCCATCGACGATTATGTCATACTTCGTCAG GTGTGGCCTAACGGATGGTCCGAAGGAGAATGCAAAGGAAAAGCTGGTTGGTTTCCCTCTGCATATGTCGAGAAACAAGAAAACGTATCGACGAAAGATATATCCCAAGTACAATCGACTTCTCGATCTTTATCTCGCTCTAAATCCCCATAA